CAAAAAAGTACTGTAAAGCAAATGTGAGCAAGTACTATCGAACATCGAAACAAAACAGTCGCCGTTAGCTCCGCCATTATAAGATGTATCGAAGGCACCAATGGTCGTGGGAAAGTTTGAGCTCGAGGTTTGACCTGTGATGACGATATCGTTTGAACTATTACGTTCAATGTCCATCGCAAATTCACTGCCTTGTGTGCCTAGGAAAGTACTATAAACGATATTAGAAAAACTATTGTCGACAAGCGATACAAATATGTCACGATCACCATTGAATGTTTGGTCGTATGCTCCAATCGTTGTTGGATAATTCTGACTTGAAGTTGAACCTGTTATCGATACTCCAATTCCATTTTCGTATCGAGCATTTCCAACCCCATCAACACCTAAACCACCAACAAATGTACTCGCAATTAGTGAAGTTAATCCCCAATCTAATCTCGTAAGAAAACAATCATAGTTACCACCGTTAAAAATTGGGCAATAAGATGATTGCGTAGTAGGAAAATTCTGACTTGAAGTCGAGCCAACAACAATAATATCTCCTGTTTGATCATCTCGAAATAGCATTCCGCCATCATCGCCTGACCCACCTAAAAATGTACTTTGTATAATGGATGTACCAAGACTACTCATGTGCAGAATAAAACAATCATTTCCTCCATTGAATGTGCGGTCGAATACACCATTAGTGGTCGGAAAAGAGTTTGATAAAGTTACTCCAAGAATATAAATATTCTGTTCATTGTCAAAAACAATACCAGTTCCACCATCAAAGCTACTTCCTCCTAAATACGAACTAAACATCAAAGCAGAACCTGTACTATTCAGACGTGTGACAAAACAATCGTAATAACCGCCAAACAGCCGTTGTACAGCTCCTGGTGTTGTCGGATAGTTAGAACTCATTGTCGAACCGGTCAATACAACTCCACCAATTTGATCGGAAACAATTGCAGACCCATCCTCATCATCGCTGCCACCGATATAAGTGCTATAAATCAGTTGAGTACCGGTACTATCGAGGTGGGTAACAAAGCAATCGGATCCGCCCCAGTTCGTGCGTTGACCAACGCCCGGTGTAGTCGGAAAATCAGTGCTCCTTGCCCAACCGGTGAGAAAAACTCCGCCACTTCCATCACCTACCATCGCTTGGATTGCATCATCGCCAGTACCCCCTAAAAACGTACTGTAGATGAGGGGATCGATACGTAAGGAATGGTCGGGGTTGTAACCGTTCGGGAGCGTAATCCC
The sequence above is a segment of the bacterium genome. Coding sequences within it:
- a CDS encoding T9SS type A sorting domain-containing protein; this encodes LHQSFSTLHRAEAQSVEAQGELPWKNNYFLGNDSTKWAPNCRNFSTVIYREVWDGIDIEWYENDGKLEFDFIVHPGFDPSQIRMSVEGLEGDRISGFGAQETGLSLRGSAATKQSHLDKGNREPETGNGENVRDLLRDSRTTGGTTSRTPSPESRATVPCSLSPVPELRLQTSLGELRTALPSVYQVSANGTRNEIEAAFELTDKNIFGITLPNGYNPDHSLRIDPLIYSTFLGGTGDDAIQAMVGDGSGGVFLTGWARSTDFPTTPGVGQRTNWGGSDCFVTHLDSTGTQLIYSTYIGGSDDEDGSAIVSDQIGGVVLTGSTMSSNYPTTPGAVQRLFGGYYDCFVTRLNSTGSALMFSSYLGGSSFDGGTGIVFDNEQNIYILGVTLSNSFPTTNGVFDRTFNGGNDCFILHMSSLGTSIIQSTFLGGSGDDGGMLFRDDQTGDIIVVGSTSSQNFPTTQSSYCPIFNGGNYDCFLTRLDWGLTSLIASTFVGGLGVDGVGNARYENGIGVSITGSTSSQNYPTTIGAYDQTFNGDRDIFVSLVDNSFSNIVYSTFLGTQGSEFAMDIERNSSNDIVITGQTSSSNFPTTIGAFDTSYNGGANGDCFVSMFDSTCSHLLYSTFLGGSGFDRGYFIAADNNDDVIVAGYTSSADFPTTTTSFDPTYNGAVYDGFVTKLNLVADTSNLATEHEMLPHSFSLSQNYPNPFNSSTTISYSLPKPGHVDLRLFDITGREVATLVNQKQQTGSYQVTIDGQKLSSGTYFVQMQAGEFVKTQKMVLLR